The following are from one region of the Pocillopora verrucosa isolate sample1 chromosome 3, ASM3666991v2, whole genome shotgun sequence genome:
- the LOC136279718 gene encoding NLR family CARD domain-containing protein 4-like isoform X2: MGFVVSKRAKTDENSSKRIYGDPPKISFSLPEISELTQNSKSWKDVQLPIDILLLTVEDCEFLSCYYYINDPFRSYFKGLGHVYFGSLSEDQDVKLNIALMQYSKGSKAPGGALSVVKNAVTQLRPKAVFSVGQCSGMNQETTNLGDVVVSEKLTTYSYQKVTKDGKKFCGFITPVSRDIAELIKCARHGWNPPLENPKERKVEVHCGEVLSGTEIVQVEWRQEELMKSFPEAIAIETEGEGVFNAAHELRMEWVVVKGISGYADGTEAKENWQTFASVTAASLVVSILNDCSIFGDWSHYRDISTDRQHSPLVEPSCSSVQSSQEQHVSSTKTADSSETEFLEWCQNQLRTLYTDTMCQVKITPWDPDNTVHINDIYVQLTCLQDHRKPDGTTKEELVDSSEVFEGDERHPNRRRILVYGRPGIGKSTFTQQVAVNWANGKKEILKKFALLLLIRLRDVCDNPDLCTLLKTTELLSADNPMAVNNLCEYVRQNQQKVLLILDGYDEYSGGKSSLIHQIWRGSQLRDCCVMIATRQGKEDELRGPSNAQFELNGFDSREKKEQFAGKILPDEEDVKGLLEYLEEHDLEEMAEIPLLLLMLCLLWKEKKHQLPTSRADIYVKFIQTLLDHMATKDSDNGATDESIDKYQEELSKLGKIAFDALLEDRLHFDFTKFPPGDLFEKLMHVGFFQVSKRSALNREKIVYFLHKSVQEFLAAWFIVQEVKVKKNETVTCLSGMDTFEKSRKMAEVLKFVCELSSDAVGIVFDHLHYIAEKEGLTNYNFTRTPSDEDLSYEQREFIEVCVDCLFCCPTSNRLTVYSAFLSCVNHVVILDEKNSSIAAKTHFFEYTNSFPDYLFYSDWKINYDDLRSIWFDLNAVVLTCSGEIKDVKKYADLRDVDFFLEKSEKRNFIYLYRITRAVLHSKLFSELISAPVCPSQPPVDNLGKNEDNNIALSLTEDRSDQTQQHCLSLVREVYFFMPTVEDFVLLKNVFPLLTAPRDIAIWRRVTDGLEVNSIESVIHRINFTDNLHSLNLEAMNLTAKCAAFIAESLHHSPNVHELCLSRNPLHSGVSHLAKNLHHVPQLTKLELAFVQMGEKECAALAASLQYLNKLKKLDTSFNAMGHGIIELAKNLNSVPNLTKLNLSHTNIGEDEASALARALKDVPELRKLDLGWYPLGRGVRDLVQHLSSVPKLEYLSLFSVQMTKTETEELCTAVKGRGITLLTDYHENEIVGDEWVINRLTKAELKKKGIRFRKEPDDDDDDDDDDDDDDGDDDDESEDDDHDDDEDEDSEHLDDDDSDDEYSDDLDDDDDENE; this comes from the exons atgGGATTTGTAGTGTCAAAAAGAGCGAAAACTGATGAGAACAGTTCAAAGAGAATTTATGGTGACCCACCAAAGATCAGTTTTAGTCTTCCAGAGATAAGTGAACTAACCCAGAATTCTAAAAGTTGGAAGGATGTTCAACTCCCAATTGACATTCTGTTGTTAACAGTGGAGGACTGTGAGTTCTTAAGTTGCTACTATTACATTAATGATCCATTCAGAAGCTATTTTAAAGGGCTTGGTCATGTGTACTTTGGCAGCCTTAGTGAAGATCAAGATGTTAAACTGAACATTGCTTTGATGCAATACTCAAAGGGTTCTAAAGCTCCTGGTGGTGCTTTGAGTGTTGTAAAGAATGCTGTCACTCAGCTGAGGCCAAAAGCTGTCTTTTCTGTGGGTCAGTGTAGTGGTATGAATCAGGAAACAACAAACCTTGGGGATGTGGTTGTATCGGAAAAGCTCACAACCTATTCCTATCAGAAGGTTACAAAGGATGGAAAGAAATTTTGTGGGTTCATAACTCCTGTAAGCAGAGACATCGCTGAACTCATCAAATGTGCACGTCATGGTTGGAATCCACCCCTGGAAAAtcctaaagaaaggaaagttgaaGTCCACTGTGGTGAGGTTTTGAGTGGTACTGAGATTGTGCAAGTTGAGTGGCGACAAGAGGAGCTAATGAAGTCATTTCCTGAAGCAATTGCAATTGAAACAGAAGGAGAGG GAGTTTTCAATGCAGCACATGAACTGAGAATGGAGTGGGTCGTCGTCAAGGGTATTTCAGGATATGCAGATGgaactgaagcaaaagaaaactggcAAACATTTGCAAGTGTAACAGCAGCTTCTCTTGTTGTCAGCATTCTAAATGACTGCAGTATTTTTGGAGATTGGTCACATTACAGAG ATATTTCAACTGACAGACAACATTCACCACTGGTAGAGCCATCCTGCTCTAGTGTCCAGTCTTCCCAAGAGCAACATGTTTCGTCTACCAAAACAGCTG ACTCGTCTGAAACGGAATTTTTGGAATGGTGCCAGAATCAGTTGAGGACGTTGTACACTGACACCATGTGTCAAGTGAAAATAACACCATGGGACCCAGACAACACGGTACACATAAATGACATTTACGTACAGTTAACGTGTTTACAAGACCACAGAAAACCTGACGGGACAACGAAAGAAGAGCTGGTTGACAGCAGTGAAGTATTTGAAGGTGACGAACGTCATCCCAATCGTAGACGAATTCTAGTGTATGGAAGACCTGGAATAGGAAAGTCTACTTTCACTCAACAAGTAGCTGTGAATTGGGCAAATGGCAAAAAGGAGATCCTCAAAAAGTTTGCTCTTTTACTGTTAATCAGGTTGCGAGACGTTTGTGATAATCCGGACCTCTGTACCTTGTTGAAAACTACTGAACTGTTGTCTGCTGATAACCCGATGGCAGTCAATAACTTGTGTGAATATGTCCGTCAGAACCAACAGAAAGTGCTGCTCATTTTGGATGGATATGATGAGTACAGCGGTGGAAAATCGTCCCTAATTCATCAGATTTGGAGAGGCAGTCAGCTGAGAGACTGTTGTGTAATGATCGCAACGCGGCAAGGGAAAGAGGATGAACTAAGAGGGCCAAGTAATGCTCAGTTTGAACTTAACGGGTTCGATAGCCGGGAAAAGAAGGAACAGTTTGCTGGTAAGATTCTTCCTGATGAGGAGGACGTTAAAGGGCTACTTGAATACCTGGAGGAGCATGACCTCGAGGAGATGGCTGAGATTCCGCTattattgttgatgttgtgtcttctctggaaagagaaaaagcaTCAATTACCAACATCTCGTGCGGACATTTACGTAAAATTTATTCAGACTCTCTTGGATCATATGGCTACTAAAGACTCAGACAACGGCGCAACAGATGAAAGCATAGATAAATATCAAGAGGAACTTTCCAAACTAGGAAAAATTGCCTTTGATGCTCTTTTGGAGGACCGCCTTCATTTTGACTTCACCAAATTTCCGCCTGGTGATCTCTTCGAGAAGCTTATGCATGTCGGttttttccaagtttccaaACGTTCTGCTTTGAACCGTGAGAAGATCGTGTATTTTCTTCACAAGTCCGTACAGGAGTTTCTCGCCGCCTGGTTCATCGTTCAAGAAGTGAAGGTTAAGAAGAATGAAACCGTCACCTGCTTGTCAGGAATGGATACGTTTGAAAAATCAAGGAAGATGGCTGAAGTTCTAAAATTCGTTTGTGAGTTGTCATCAGATGCTGTCGGCATTGTTTTTGATCATCTACATTATATCGCAGAGAAAGAAGGTCtcacaaattacaatttcacTAGGACGCCTTCAGATGAAGATTTGTCTTATGAACAAAGGGAGTTCATTGAAGTCTGTGTCGATTGTTTGTTCTGTTGTCCGACCTCAAACAGACTAACGGTGTATTCTGCATTTCTCTCGTGTGTTAACCATGTTGTAATACTTGATGAGAAAAACTCGTCTATTGCTGCCAAAACGCACTTCTTCGAATACACCAACAGCTTTCCAGACTATTTATTTTACTCAGATTGGAAGATTAATTATGATGATCTTCGATCCATATGGTTTGACTTGAACGCGGTCGTTTTAACGTGCTCTGGAGAAAttaaagatgtaaaaaaatacGCCGATTTACGCGATGTGGACTTTTTCCTCGAAAAAAGCGAAAAGAGAAACTTTATCTATCTATATCGCATAACACGTGCTGTACTTCACTCTAAACTGTTTTCTGAATTGATATCAGCGCCGGTTTGTCCTTCTCAGCCACCTGTGGATAATCTGGGAAAGAATGAAGACAACAACATTGCACTGTCTTTGACTGAGGACAGATCTGACCAGACACAACAACATTGTTTGTCACTGGTGAGagaggtttatttttttatgccAACAGTTGAGGATTTTGTTCTGTTGAAGAACGTGTTTCCCTTATTAACAGCTCCTCGAGATATTGCTATATGGAGAAGGGTGACAGATGGCTTGGAAGTTAATTCGATTGAGAGCGTGattcacagaattaattttactGACAATCTCCACAGTTTAAACCTTGAAGCTATGAATCTAACAGCAAAGTGTGCTGCTTTTATTGCTGAGTCACTGCACCACTCTCCAAACGTGCATGAGCTCTGCTTGTCACGGAACCCCTTACACAGCGGTGTGAGTCATTTGGCCAAGAATCTTCATCACGTGCCACAATTGACTAAGTTAGAGTTAGCTTTTGTACAAATGGGAGAAAAGGAATGTGCTGCACTGGCTGCCTCATTACAGtacttaaacaagttaaaaaaactgGATACGAGTTTCAATGCAATGGGTCACGGGATCATTGAACTGGCCAAGAACCTGAACAGTGTACCCAATCTGACTAAGCTGAACCTGTCGCATACAAATATAGGTGAAGATGAAGCATCAGCATTGGCTCGTGCACTTAAGGATGTACCAGAGCTGAGGAAACTTGATCTAGGGTGGTATCCACTTGGCAGAGGAGTCAGGGACCTGGTTCAGCATCTCAGCAGTGTTCCTAAGCTGGAGTACCTGTCTCTGTTCAGTGTTCAGATGACAAAGACAGAGACTGAAGAGTTGTGTACAGCAGTAAAAGGGAGAGGCATCACTTTGTTGACTGATTACCAT GAAAATGAAATAGTAGGAGATGAATGGGTGATCAATCGACTTACAAAAgctgagctgaaaaaaaaaggaataaggtTCAGAAAAGAgccagatgatgatgatgatgatgatgatgacgatgacgacgacgacggcgatgatgatgacgaaagTGAGGATGATGACCATGACGATGACGAAGATGAAGACAGTGAGCATctcgatgatgatgatagcgATGATGAATATAGTGACGATctcgatgatgatgatgatgaaaatga GTGA
- the LOC136279718 gene encoding NLR family CARD domain-containing protein 4-like isoform X1 yields MGFVVSKRAKTDENSSKRIYGDPPKISFSLPEISELTQNSKSWKDVQLPIDILLLTVEDCEFLSCYYYINDPFRSYFKGLGHVYFGSLSEDQDVKLNIALMQYSKGSKAPGGALSVVKNAVTQLRPKAVFSVGQCSGMNQETTNLGDVVVSEKLTTYSYQKVTKDGKKFCGFITPVSRDIAELIKCARHGWNPPLENPKERKVEVHCGEVLSGTEIVQVEWRQEELMKSFPEAIAIETEGEGVFNAAHELRMEWVVVKGISGYADGTEAKENWQTFASVTAASLVVSILNDCSIFGDWSHYRDISTDRQHSPLVEPSCSSVQSSQEQHVSSTKTADSSETEFLEWCQNQLRTLYTDTMCQVKITPWDPDNTVHINDIYVQLTCLQDHRKPDGTTKEELVDSSEVFEGDERHPNRRRILVYGRPGIGKSTFTQQVAVNWANGKKEILKKFALLLLIRLRDVCDNPDLCTLLKTTELLSADNPMAVNNLCEYVRQNQQKVLLILDGYDEYSGGKSSLIHQIWRGSQLRDCCVMIATRQGKEDELRGPSNAQFELNGFDSREKKEQFAGKILPDEEDVKGLLEYLEEHDLEEMAEIPLLLLMLCLLWKEKKHQLPTSRADIYVKFIQTLLDHMATKDSDNGATDESIDKYQEELSKLGKIAFDALLEDRLHFDFTKFPPGDLFEKLMHVGFFQVSKRSALNREKIVYFLHKSVQEFLAAWFIVQEVKVKKNETVTCLSGMDTFEKSRKMAEVLKFVCELSSDAVGIVFDHLHYIAEKEGLTNYNFTRTPSDEDLSYEQREFIEVCVDCLFCCPTSNRLTVYSAFLSCVNHVVILDEKNSSIAAKTHFFEYTNSFPDYLFYSDWKINYDDLRSIWFDLNAVVLTCSGEIKDVKKYADLRDVDFFLEKSEKRNFIYLYRITRAVLHSKLFSELISAPVCPSQPPVDNLGKNEDNNIALSLTEDRSDQTQQHCLSLVREVYFFMPTVEDFVLLKNVFPLLTAPRDIAIWRRVTDGLEVNSIESVIHRINFTDNLHSLNLEAMNLTAKCAAFIAESLHHSPNVHELCLSRNPLHSGVSHLAKNLHHVPQLTKLELAFVQMGEKECAALAASLQYLNKLKKLDTSFNAMGHGIIELAKNLNSVPNLTKLNLSHTNIGEDEASALARALKDVPELRKLDLGWYPLGRGVRDLVQHLSSVPKLEYLSLFSVQMTKTETEELCTAVKGRGITLLTDYHENEIVGDEWVINRLTKAELKKKGIRFRKEPDDDDDDDDDDDDDDGDDDDESEDDDHDDDEDEDSEHLDDDDSDDEYSDDLDDDDDENE; encoded by the exons atgGGATTTGTAGTGTCAAAAAGAGCGAAAACTGATGAGAACAGTTCAAAGAGAATTTATGGTGACCCACCAAAGATCAGTTTTAGTCTTCCAGAGATAAGTGAACTAACCCAGAATTCTAAAAGTTGGAAGGATGTTCAACTCCCAATTGACATTCTGTTGTTAACAGTGGAGGACTGTGAGTTCTTAAGTTGCTACTATTACATTAATGATCCATTCAGAAGCTATTTTAAAGGGCTTGGTCATGTGTACTTTGGCAGCCTTAGTGAAGATCAAGATGTTAAACTGAACATTGCTTTGATGCAATACTCAAAGGGTTCTAAAGCTCCTGGTGGTGCTTTGAGTGTTGTAAAGAATGCTGTCACTCAGCTGAGGCCAAAAGCTGTCTTTTCTGTGGGTCAGTGTAGTGGTATGAATCAGGAAACAACAAACCTTGGGGATGTGGTTGTATCGGAAAAGCTCACAACCTATTCCTATCAGAAGGTTACAAAGGATGGAAAGAAATTTTGTGGGTTCATAACTCCTGTAAGCAGAGACATCGCTGAACTCATCAAATGTGCACGTCATGGTTGGAATCCACCCCTGGAAAAtcctaaagaaaggaaagttgaaGTCCACTGTGGTGAGGTTTTGAGTGGTACTGAGATTGTGCAAGTTGAGTGGCGACAAGAGGAGCTAATGAAGTCATTTCCTGAAGCAATTGCAATTGAAACAGAAGGAGAGG GAGTTTTCAATGCAGCACATGAACTGAGAATGGAGTGGGTCGTCGTCAAGGGTATTTCAGGATATGCAGATGgaactgaagcaaaagaaaactggcAAACATTTGCAAGTGTAACAGCAGCTTCTCTTGTTGTCAGCATTCTAAATGACTGCAGTATTTTTGGAGATTGGTCACATTACAGAG ATATTTCAACTGACAGACAACATTCACCACTGGTAGAGCCATCCTGCTCTAGTGTCCAGTCTTCCCAAGAGCAACATGTTTCGTCTACCAAAACAGCTG ACTCGTCTGAAACGGAATTTTTGGAATGGTGCCAGAATCAGTTGAGGACGTTGTACACTGACACCATGTGTCAAGTGAAAATAACACCATGGGACCCAGACAACACGGTACACATAAATGACATTTACGTACAGTTAACGTGTTTACAAGACCACAGAAAACCTGACGGGACAACGAAAGAAGAGCTGGTTGACAGCAGTGAAGTATTTGAAGGTGACGAACGTCATCCCAATCGTAGACGAATTCTAGTGTATGGAAGACCTGGAATAGGAAAGTCTACTTTCACTCAACAAGTAGCTGTGAATTGGGCAAATGGCAAAAAGGAGATCCTCAAAAAGTTTGCTCTTTTACTGTTAATCAGGTTGCGAGACGTTTGTGATAATCCGGACCTCTGTACCTTGTTGAAAACTACTGAACTGTTGTCTGCTGATAACCCGATGGCAGTCAATAACTTGTGTGAATATGTCCGTCAGAACCAACAGAAAGTGCTGCTCATTTTGGATGGATATGATGAGTACAGCGGTGGAAAATCGTCCCTAATTCATCAGATTTGGAGAGGCAGTCAGCTGAGAGACTGTTGTGTAATGATCGCAACGCGGCAAGGGAAAGAGGATGAACTAAGAGGGCCAAGTAATGCTCAGTTTGAACTTAACGGGTTCGATAGCCGGGAAAAGAAGGAACAGTTTGCTGGTAAGATTCTTCCTGATGAGGAGGACGTTAAAGGGCTACTTGAATACCTGGAGGAGCATGACCTCGAGGAGATGGCTGAGATTCCGCTattattgttgatgttgtgtcttctctggaaagagaaaaagcaTCAATTACCAACATCTCGTGCGGACATTTACGTAAAATTTATTCAGACTCTCTTGGATCATATGGCTACTAAAGACTCAGACAACGGCGCAACAGATGAAAGCATAGATAAATATCAAGAGGAACTTTCCAAACTAGGAAAAATTGCCTTTGATGCTCTTTTGGAGGACCGCCTTCATTTTGACTTCACCAAATTTCCGCCTGGTGATCTCTTCGAGAAGCTTATGCATGTCGGttttttccaagtttccaaACGTTCTGCTTTGAACCGTGAGAAGATCGTGTATTTTCTTCACAAGTCCGTACAGGAGTTTCTCGCCGCCTGGTTCATCGTTCAAGAAGTGAAGGTTAAGAAGAATGAAACCGTCACCTGCTTGTCAGGAATGGATACGTTTGAAAAATCAAGGAAGATGGCTGAAGTTCTAAAATTCGTTTGTGAGTTGTCATCAGATGCTGTCGGCATTGTTTTTGATCATCTACATTATATCGCAGAGAAAGAAGGTCtcacaaattacaatttcacTAGGACGCCTTCAGATGAAGATTTGTCTTATGAACAAAGGGAGTTCATTGAAGTCTGTGTCGATTGTTTGTTCTGTTGTCCGACCTCAAACAGACTAACGGTGTATTCTGCATTTCTCTCGTGTGTTAACCATGTTGTAATACTTGATGAGAAAAACTCGTCTATTGCTGCCAAAACGCACTTCTTCGAATACACCAACAGCTTTCCAGACTATTTATTTTACTCAGATTGGAAGATTAATTATGATGATCTTCGATCCATATGGTTTGACTTGAACGCGGTCGTTTTAACGTGCTCTGGAGAAAttaaagatgtaaaaaaatacGCCGATTTACGCGATGTGGACTTTTTCCTCGAAAAAAGCGAAAAGAGAAACTTTATCTATCTATATCGCATAACACGTGCTGTACTTCACTCTAAACTGTTTTCTGAATTGATATCAGCGCCGGTTTGTCCTTCTCAGCCACCTGTGGATAATCTGGGAAAGAATGAAGACAACAACATTGCACTGTCTTTGACTGAGGACAGATCTGACCAGACACAACAACATTGTTTGTCACTGGTGAGagaggtttatttttttatgccAACAGTTGAGGATTTTGTTCTGTTGAAGAACGTGTTTCCCTTATTAACAGCTCCTCGAGATATTGCTATATGGAGAAGGGTGACAGATGGCTTGGAAGTTAATTCGATTGAGAGCGTGattcacagaattaattttactGACAATCTCCACAGTTTAAACCTTGAAGCTATGAATCTAACAGCAAAGTGTGCTGCTTTTATTGCTGAGTCACTGCACCACTCTCCAAACGTGCATGAGCTCTGCTTGTCACGGAACCCCTTACACAGCGGTGTGAGTCATTTGGCCAAGAATCTTCATCACGTGCCACAATTGACTAAGTTAGAGTTAGCTTTTGTACAAATGGGAGAAAAGGAATGTGCTGCACTGGCTGCCTCATTACAGtacttaaacaagttaaaaaaactgGATACGAGTTTCAATGCAATGGGTCACGGGATCATTGAACTGGCCAAGAACCTGAACAGTGTACCCAATCTGACTAAGCTGAACCTGTCGCATACAAATATAGGTGAAGATGAAGCATCAGCATTGGCTCGTGCACTTAAGGATGTACCAGAGCTGAGGAAACTTGATCTAGGGTGGTATCCACTTGGCAGAGGAGTCAGGGACCTGGTTCAGCATCTCAGCAGTGTTCCTAAGCTGGAGTACCTGTCTCTGTTCAGTGTTCAGATGACAAAGACAGAGACTGAAGAGTTGTGTACAGCAGTAAAAGGGAGAGGCATCACTTTGTTGACTGATTACCAT GAAAATGAAATAGTAGGAGATGAATGGGTGATCAATCGACTTACAAAAgctgagctgaaaaaaaaaggaataaggtTCAGAAAAGAgccagatgatgatgatgatgatgatgatgacgatgacgacgacgacggcgatgatgatgacgaaagTGAGGATGATGACCATGACGATGACGAAGATGAAGACAGTGAGCATctcgatgatgatgatagcgATGATGAATATAGTGACGATctcgatgatgatgatgatgaaaatgagtAA